The nucleotide window TTGACGGCGACGGAGACAGAGTGATTTTTGCCGATGAAAAGGGAAATATAGTCAACGGAGACCATATCCTTGGAATTTGCGCACAGTATATGCATACCAGAGGTTTATTAAACGGTAATACTGTTGTAGCAACGGTGATGAGTAACATTGGTCTGGAGAAGACGCTGCAGGGGATTGGAATAGATTTTATCAGAAGCGGAGTTGGAGACAGATATGTTATTGAGGAAATGCTGAAAGGCGGTTATAATTTAGGAGGTGAGCAGTCCGGGCACATTATTTTCAGCGACTATAACTCAACCGGTGACGGTATGATCAGCGCGTTTCAGCTGCTCAGGGTTATGGTGAACGAAAATAAACCTTTAAGTGAATTGGCTGCTTTTGTAGAGATATGTCCTCAGGTGTTAAAGAATTTTGCCGTCAGCAGCAAAGTTCCTATTGAGAATCTTAAAGAAACAAGACGTATGATAGATGATTATGAAACCAAATTCAACGGAAAAGGGAGAATACTGGTAAGATATTCCGGAACTGAGAATAAACTCAGGGTTATGGTTGAAGGTGAAGATTTAAATTTTATAAAAGGAATTACAGAAGAAGTGGGGCTAAAGGCTGTGGATGAAATAAATAAAAATTTTGCAGGAAAAATCTGATGATAAAGCTTGGTGTAAACGTTGATCATGTGGCTACTCTGAGACAGGCCAGGCTTATAAAAGAGCCGGATCCGGTGGAAGCGGCAGTGTGGGCGGAACATGCAGGTGCTGACGGAATAACGGTGCATCTCAGGGAAGATACAAGGCATATTCAACACAGAGATGTTTCACTGCTGAAAGATATATTAAAGACACGATTAAACCTTGAAATGTCTGTGAATCATGAAATATTGGATTTTGCATGTGATATAAAGCCTTATATGTCAACACTGGTTCCTGAAAAAAGAGAAGAACTGACCACCGAAGGCGGCCTTGATGTTAAAGGTAACGAAAAAGAGGTCTCGGAGGCGGTAAAGCACTTAATGAGTAACAATATAAAGGTGAGTCTTTTTATCGATCCGGATATACAGCAGATAAAGGCAGCAAAAAATCTTGGTGTGAATATTGTTGAGCTGCATACAGGTTCTTATGCCGAAGCTGAAGATGATGAGCAAATTCTGTTTGAACTGCAGAAACTGACAAAGGCGGCAGAATTCGCAAAGGATTCAGGGATGGTGGTTAATGCCGGGCATGGCCTGAACTACAGGAATACAAAGAAGCTTTGCCGGAATATTCCGTTCTTGAATGAGCTTAATATAGGTCATTCAATTGTTGCCAGAAGTGTGTTCACAGGGATATTTGAGGCGGTGAAAGAAATGAAACGTCTTATAGGCGAATAAATGATGATCGGTTGCGATATAGTTGAAATTGAAAGAATTAAAAATGCATACACTAAACTGGGGGATTCGTTCTCCGACAGGGTACTTTCCGAAAGGGAAAGAGAAATTTTTATACAAAAAAAAAGAAGTATGAGCTTTCTCAGCGGACGTTTTGCAGCCAAGGAGGCCGTTTCAAAAAGTTTGAAAACGGGGCTTGGAAAGCTTGGACTTAAAAATATAGAAATCTTGGCCGGTGAAGACGGAGAACCGGTTGTTTATTTAAACGGACAAAAAGCAGACATGGAGGTTTCCATCTCTCATTCGAAAAATATGGCTATGGCTGTTGCCATAGAAAACAGAGGAAATAAATGAGTGCGGTGATTATTCCTGCAAGATACAATTCATCAAGACTTCCGGGAAAACCGCTTGTAAAAATCGGCGGAATTCCTATGATTGCAAGGGTGGCCAACAACTGTCTTAAAAGTGCTGCGGACAGGGTGATTGTTGCAACTGATGATATTAAAATTATGGAGGTCTGTGAAAAGATTGACGGATTAGAGGTTACATTGGGCGATAAAGAATATTTCAGCGGCACGGATAGAATTTCCGATGTTGCCAAATATCTAAGGGAAGATGTAATTATAAATGTTCAGGGGGATGAGCCGTTTTTGTCTCCCAAACTTATCAATGATCTGATAAACAGTTTAAATGAAAATGATAATATCTATATGTCTTCGGCATATGTGAATATGAATGAAACGGAGGCGGATGACCCCGGCAATGTTAAAGTTGTCGTTGACAGAGAGGGGTATGCCCTTTATTTCAGCAGAGCAAAAATGCCTTTCGGAAGAAATAAAAATGCTGCGCAGTATAAGAAACATATCGGGATTTACGGTTTTAAACGGCATTTTTTGTTGAAATATGCAGAGATGGACAGAACTCCGCTGGAGAAGACGGAAGAGCTGGAGCAGCTCAGAGCTCTTGAAAACGGATACAGGATAAAAATGATAGAATCCGACAATGATTCATTGTCTGTTGATACGTATGACGATGTTAAAAAGGCTGAGAAAATTTTGGAAAGGGGGGTCAGTTCGTGACTAAGTATATTTTTGTTACAGGCGGAGTATTATCATCTCTGGGTAAGGGGATTACAGCTTCCTCAATTGGCACACTTCTGGAAGCAAGAGGTTACAGTGTAGTTATCAAGAAATTCGATCCCTATCTGAATGTGGATCCGGGGACTCTCAGTCCTTTCCAACACGGTGAGGTTTTTGTTACCGAGGACGGAGCAGAAACGGATCTGGACCTTGGTCACTATGAGCGGTTTCTCACCTCCAATACAACAAAAGACTGCAATATTACTACCGGGAAAATTTATTACAGTGTCATTCAAAAGGAGCGCAGGGGTGATTATCTTGGAGCAACTGTTCAGGTGATTCCGCATATTACAGATGAGATAAAAGAAAGTATTTTAAAGCTTTCTGAAGATAACGATTTTGTCATTACCGAAATAGGTGGAACTGTTGGTGATATTGAGAGCCTGCCGTTTTTGGAGGCGATAAGGCAGTTCAAATTTGATGTTGGCGAAGAGAATGTTCTTTATGTCCATGTTACCCTTGTTCCTTTTATAAAGAGTGCCGGTGAGCTTAAAACCAAACCAACACAACATTCAGTGAAAGAACTCAGGGAGATAGGTATTCAGCCGGATATCCTGGTATGCAGATCTGAGTACCCCCTTGATGATACTATAAGAAAAAAGATTGCCTTGTTTTGTAATGTTTCCAAAAACAGTGTTATTAACGCCATTGATGCCAGCACAATTTACCAGGTGCCGCTTTATATGAATAAAGAGGGGATAGATAAATTAATTATGAAACGGTTTTCACTTGAGGATAAAAATTACGATTTGGAGAAGTGGGAGGAAATTGTAGAGCGGATAAAAAATCCTGAAGACGAGGTGCAGATAGGTGTTGTGGGTAAATATACGGATTTGAAAGATGCTTATATCAGTCTTAACGAAGCTTTAATACACGGCGGTATTTATAACAAACTAAAAGTAAATGTGAAATGGATTGACGCAGAAGATCTTGAAAAACCTTCTCCGGATGTACTGCTTGATGACCTGGACGGCATACTAATACCGGGTGGATTCGGAGACAGAGGTGTTGAAGGTAAAATAAAATCTGTCAACTTTGCCAGGAATAAAGATGTACCTTTCTTTGGCATCTGTCTTGGGATGCAGTGTGCGGTTATAGAGTTTGCCAGGAATGTCCTCAAATATGAGGATGCTAACAGTGTCGAGTTTGACAAATCCACAAAGCATCCGGTTATAGACTTTATGAATGATCAGAAAAAGATAAAACAGCTGGGCGGCACAATGAGACTTGGTGCTTACAGATGTGATCTGAAGAAGAATTCAAAGTCATACCAGGCTTATAAAAAAGATACGATATATGAACGACACAGACACAGACTGGAGTTTAATAACGATTATCTGCAGGATTTTGTAAAAGAAGGGCTACTTATTTCCGGACACAATCCTGACAGGGATTTGGTGGAGATTGTCGAAATAAAAGCTCACAGATGGTTTGTCGGCTGTCAGTTTCACCCGGAATTTAAATCAAAACCAACAAATCCGCATCCTTTATTCAGCAGATTTGTTGAAGCAGCATATAAATATAAAAAAGAGAAAGCTGAAAAGTCCGCCCATGAAGGTATAGAGGCTGTATGATTTTAATGGCTGGTCCGTGCGTTATTGAGACGGATGAAACAGCATTAAGGACATGTGATTTTTTAAAGAATCTGGCTTTAAAGTATAATCTGGATTTATATTTTAAATCTTCCTTTGATAAAGCCAACAGAAGTTCCGTAGATTCGTATCGGGGTCCCGGTATTGAAAAGGGGATGGAGCTGTTTGAAAAGGTGAAGAGAAAATTTGATGTAAAAATTATTACAGATTTTCATGAGCCAGTTCAGGCTGCTCAGCTTTCCGGAAATGTGGATATGCTCCAGATTCCGGCTTTCTTATGCAGACAGACCGACATGCTTAAAGCAGCCTCTGAATCCGGCCTGCCTGTCAATGTTAAAAAGGGGCAGTTTTTATCCCCCTGGGATATGAGTAATATTGTTCAGAAACTTGAGTCCTTTGGTGTGAAAAAGAGGGATATCTTTTTAACCGAGCGGGGGACAAGTTTCGGCTATAATAATCTTGTTGTGGACTTCAGGTCATTTCCTGTGATGCGAGATACAGGAGCAAATATTATCTTTGATGCCACACATTCACTTCAGCTGCCCGGCGGAATGGGCAAATCTTCCGGAGGACAGCGTGAGTTTGTACCATATCTGGCAAAGGCTGCAGCTGCCTGCGGTGTGGACGGCTTTTTCATGGAAATACATCCTGAACCGTATAAGGCATTATGTGACGGACCCAATATGCTGAATTTTGAAACTGCTGAAAATGTTATTAAAAATATATGCCGTATAAGAGATGTTTTATGAAAATTAAAGAAATTGCTCAGAAAACTTTAAGAATAGAAGCAGATGCCATCTATCGCTTGGCTGACAGGATTAATGATGATTTTGAGAGGGCAGTGGAAATACTGATGAGCTGCAAAAGCCGTGTTGTTGTAACTGGAATGGGCAAGTCCGGTATAATAGGAAAAAAAATTGCCGCCACTTTGTCTTCCACCGGCACCCCATCGCTGTTTCTGCACCCGGCTGAGGGTGTTCACGGAGATTTGGGGATGCTTATGAAGGGTGATGTTGTCATTGCTATCTCCAACAGCGGCGAAACCGAGGAAATTGTTTCAATACTTCCCATTATAAAACGGTTTAACGTTCCAATAGTTTCCCTTGTTGGCAGAATGGATTCCACTTTGGCAAGACGGAGTACCTGTGCAATTGATGCTTCTGTTGAGAAGGAAGCCTGTCCGCTTAACCTTGCTCCCACTGCAAGCACAACTGTTGCTTTGGCAATCGGGGATGCTCTTGCTGTTGCCCTGCTTGAAAAACGAGGATTTAAAGAAGAAGATTTTGCTGTATTCCATCCTTCCGGCTCTCTCGGAAAAAAGCTTCTGTTAAAAGTTGGTGACTTATACCATACTGGGGAGGAAGTCCCGGTTATCAATGAGAATGAACTTATTTCAAAAGCTGTAATCGAGATGAGCAGCAAAGGTTTTGGCTGCACATCAGTGGTTGATAATGACGGGAAACTTGTTGGAATTATTACGGACGGTGATTTAAGGCGTTCTCTGGAAAAGTACCAAAACATTTTCGATAAACCTGTTTACCAGCTGGCAACGAAAAATCCCAAAACGATTTCTCCGGATGCTCTGGCGGCAAGAGCACTGCAGATAATGGAGGAATTTTCAATTACCACAATTTTGTCGGTTGATGATAATAAGCACCCGACGGGTATTATACATTTACACGATATTCTGAGTGCAGGGATTGTGTGATGATAAAGATTCTGATTATGGATGTGGACGGAGTTCTCAGCGACGGGAAAATTATATATGATGAAACCGGCAAAGAGATTAAAAATTTTGATGTAAAAGACGGTTTTGGGATAAATATGGCAAGAAAAGCCGGGTTGCAGTTGTGTATTATTTCCGGCAGGAAATCAAAAGTCACTGAAATAAGAGCCAGAGAGCTGCTGATCGATGATGTCTATCAGGGTGTTGAAGATAAACTGGATACATTTAAAAAAGTAATGCACATAAAAAACTTACTTCCTGAAGAGGCCGCTTTTATAGGTGATGATCTGAACGATATCAGGTTGATGAATGCTGTGGGTTTTTCAGCTGCAGTTGCTGATGCTGCAGAAGAAACCAGGAAAGCTGCGAAAATTGTGTTGGAAAATAAAGGCGGCAGCGGTGCAGTGAGGGAATTCGTTGAAAAAATATTAAAGTTAAATGGTTTATGGGAAAAAACGTTAAGCTTGTATTATTGATTATGTTTTTATTAATTATTCTTTTATCGGTTGTCTATTATTCAACCCGGAATGATAAAAATAAGCTTGAAAAGATTGATATTGCAAAGAATAATTTGGTAATAAAGAATTTCGATCTGAGCAAAAATCTGACAGACAGTCAGGGCTTTTACAGGGTGACAGCAGCCATTGCAAAGTTTGATAAAGATATCGGGAAATCAAAACTTGATAACTGCTCTATAGAATATAAAACAGATAATACATCTGCAACTTTTCATGCTGCAGAATGTACATATTGGGTGGATAAAAAAATTGTGTTAGAAGGTAGTGTAAAGGGTCAAATAAACAGTGTAAAAATAAATACAGATGATAACGGCGTATTTAATTACTACTTTGACAATGCTACAGGAATTATTAAGAACGGTGTGGAAGTTCATGGAAACAATATTATTATTACTTCCGAAAAGGCATTAATGTCCAGGTCTAACCGCATCATTGAATTTATAGACAATGTAGAGGTTGATTATGCATATTAAGAAATTATCTGTATTATTTTTAATTATTGTCTGTATCTCAGTTGCAGGTGCAGCTCAAAACAAGGTTCAGATTGAGTCCGACTCTCTAAAGTATTTCGGCAATAGGAATGTATCATATTTCAGAGGTAATGTGTTTGTAAAAAGTGATAATCTGACAATGCATTCGGATAATATGAGTGTTTACTTCAATGATAACAGAGAACCGGAAAAGATAGTTGCAGAAGGTAATGTAAGTATCACTAAACAGGAGTTGTACGCATTGTCCAATAAAGCTGAAATGCTGATGAATGAGAATGTGATAAAGCTGTCCGGAGATGTCAGGGTCTGGCAGGGGGAAAATTATCTTGAAGGTCAACAGGTAATCATATACAATGATGAAAATCGGATTGAAGTGAAAAAAAGTGATAAGAGCAGAGTAAAAATTATTTTCTATCCGGATCAAAAGGGGAAATCTATTGTCAATACAGGCAAACCATCTGAAAAAGAGCTACAAGAAAAGGACGGTAGTAGATAACGTAACATTAAAAGTCGACAAGGGCGAGATTGTCGGCCTGCTTGGACCGAACGGTGCAGGCAAAACAACCACTTTTTACATGATAGTCGGTATTGTTAAATCTGATGAAGGCAGTGTGGTTCTGAATGACTCCGATATTACCCATGACGCAATTCATACGAGAGCAAAAAGAGGGATAGGATATCTACCCCAGGAACCTTCAGTTTTTCGTAAACTTACGGTATATGAAAATATAGCTGCAGCTATTCAGCTTAAATTTCCTTCAAACACCAAAACAAGATCCGGTAAAAGAATGATCAGAGAAAGAGTTGAGAGACTTATCGAAGACTTCGGTCTTAAAAAAGTGATTGATTCTTACGGGTATTCACTCAGCGGCGGAGAACGCAGAAGAGTTGAAATTGCAAGATGTATGAGTATTGATCCTGAATTTATTTTGCTGGATGAGCCGTTTGCAGGTATTGACCCGATATCTGTAGCTGATATACAGAATATGATATTTAAACTAAAAGAGATGGGAATAGGTGTTCTTATTACTGATCATAATGTAAGAGAAACTTTAAAAATTACAGACAGAGGCTATATTATATATGAAGGGAATGTTCTTACAGAGGGCGTTCCTGAAGAAATAATAAGCCACAGGGAAGTTATTAACAGGTATCTTGGCGAAGGGTTTTATTTATAATATGCAAAACACAAAAATGGGTCTGACGCTTGAAAACAAGCTTTCGCAGAAATTAATGATTACTCCTCAAATGAAGCAGTCATTAAATCTGCTTCAGATGCCTGTTGTGGAGCTTTTGCAGGAAGTTAACAGTATTCTGGAGGATAACCCTGTTATTGAGGAAATGGAAAGCAAACAGGAAGAAGAATATTTTGAAAAAGATGAATTCCTTGAAGACTTGAAAAAGGTTGAATGGGATGATTATTTTCAAAACGATGAATGGTATTATTTGCCACGTGATGATGAAGAGGTAAATTTTGAAAAATTTGTAAGCAGCAATGAAAATCTATATGAGCATTTGTTGTTTCAGCTTACCATTTCGGATGTCAGTAAAGAAGTTAAACGAGCAGGGGAATATATTATAGGGAATATTACGGAAAATGGTTATTTTACTTTGGATCCCTCTGTTATTGCAGATGAGATAAATATTGGTGTTGATGTTGTAAATGAAGCGCTAAGTGTAATCAGGGAGTTTGATCCGGCAGGGATAGCCCAGACAAATCTGAAGGACTGTATTTTGAAGCAACTCCACAGTTTCGGTATTAATCCGAACGATATAGATTTTATTGCTGAGATACTGGACAATTATGAAGAAGAAATAATTATAGGCGATCTTAATAAAGTGGCTGAGACTTTGTCTATTGATATGGAAAGTCTTGAAAAGCTTTTTGGATATATTAAGATGACAGATCCCAAGCCGGGGTTAAAGTTTTCTTCTACTGCAAGATATGTGGTTCCCGATGTGTATATTGTGGAAAGAGACGATTTTTTTGATGTTGTTTTGAATGAAGAGGGGTTTGCTCCCATGAAGCTGAACAGCTATTATGTTAAACTGCTCAAGAATGACAGTCTTGACAGCAATACAAGGGAATATGTGGAAGAGAAGGTAAAAAATGCACTTTGGCTTCTGAAAAGTCTCAATCAGCGTAAAAAAGCTATTCAGAGGGTTGTGGAGGAAATTGTAAAAAAACAGTATGATTTTCTTAAAAAAGGGAAGGAATTTCTGAAACCGCTGAAGCTTAAAGATATTGCAGAAGCCACCGGTTTGCATGAGTCCACAGTCAGCAGAGTCACATCAGGAAAATATGCCATGTGTACACATGGGGTTCTTGAATTGCGCTCTTTTTTTATTAAAGGGATTGAATCGGAAAATGGTGAAATCTCTACAATGAACATAAAAATGCAGATCAGGGAACTTACAGAGAATGAGCCGAAAGAAAAACCGTACAGTGATCAAAAAATTGTGGAAATTTTAACAAAAAAGGGTATAAAGATTGCAAGGAGAACTGTGGCTAAATACAGGGAAAGTATGAGTATCCCTGCTAGATCAGAAAGAAAAAGGAATAGGAGGTAATATGCACATTCAAATTACGGCGAAAAATATTGATCTGACCGATGCCATAAGGTCTTATGTGAATAAGAAGATTGGTAAAGTGAAAAAGTATTTCGATCAGGTTATAGAGGTCCATGTAGTGCTTGAAGTACAGAAAAATCTTCATATTGCTGAAGTACTTGTAAATGCAAAGGGTGTTTTTCTGAAAGGTCTGGAAAAATCGGAAGATCTGTATGCTTCCATCGATCTGGCTGTCGATAAGATTGAAAGACAGCTGGTGAAGTACAAAGAGAAAATTCAAAGTAAAAAGCTAATGAACAAAGACTTTGAAGAACCTTTCAGGCTTAATGTCATAGAAACCGGCAGCCTTGATACTGATAATCCCGTAACTGTGATATCGAAACAGATACCTGTAAAACCCATGGATGTGGAAGAGGCTGTTATGCAGATGGATTTGTTAAATAAAAACTTTTTTGTTTTCAGAAATGCAGACAGCTCTGAAGTAAATGTAGTATACAAAAGAGATGATGGAAATATCGGATTAATTGAGCCATAAGAGGTTGGTATGAATTTGAGTGATTATGTTGATGAGGATCTTGTATGCGAGGTTGACGGGAGTCCTGATAAGAATACCGTTTTGAGTGACCTTGTGGAAATTCTTTATGATAAGGAATTATTGAAAGACAAAGAGGGTGCATAT belongs to Flexistipes sp. and includes:
- a CDS encoding LPS export ABC transporter periplasmic protein LptC, whose protein sequence is MGKNVKLVLLIMFLLIILLSVVYYSTRNDKNKLEKIDIAKNNLVIKNFDLSKNLTDSQGFYRVTAAIAKFDKDIGKSKLDNCSIEYKTDNTSATFHAAECTYWVDKKIVLEGSVKGQINSVKINTDDNGVFNYYFDNATGIIKNGVEVHGNNIIITSEKALMSRSNRIIEFIDNVEVDYAY
- the acpS gene encoding holo-ACP synthase is translated as MMIGCDIVEIERIKNAYTKLGDSFSDRVLSEREREIFIQKKRSMSFLSGRFAAKEAVSKSLKTGLGKLGLKNIEILAGEDGEPVVYLNGQKADMEVSISHSKNMAMAVAIENRGNK
- a CDS encoding KdsC family phosphatase; protein product: MIKILIMDVDGVLSDGKIIYDETGKEIKNFDVKDGFGINMARKAGLQLCIISGRKSKVTEIRARELLIDDVYQGVEDKLDTFKKVMHIKNLLPEEAAFIGDDLNDIRLMNAVGFSAAVADAAEETRKAAKIVLENKGGSGAVREFVEKILKLNGLWEKTLSLYY
- a CDS encoding KpsF/GutQ family sugar-phosphate isomerase; protein product: MKIKEIAQKTLRIEADAIYRLADRINDDFERAVEILMSCKSRVVVTGMGKSGIIGKKIAATLSSTGTPSLFLHPAEGVHGDLGMLMKGDVVIAISNSGETEEIVSILPIIKRFNVPIVSLVGRMDSTLARRSTCAIDASVEKEACPLNLAPTASTTVALAIGDALAVALLEKRGFKEEDFAVFHPSGSLGKKLLLKVGDLYHTGEEVPVINENELISKAVIEMSSKGFGCTSVVDNDGKLVGIITDGDLRRSLEKYQNIFDKPVYQLATKNPKTISPDALAARALQIMEEFSITTILSVDDNKHPTGIIHLHDILSAGIV
- the rpoN gene encoding RNA polymerase factor sigma-54; this encodes MQNTKMGLTLENKLSQKLMITPQMKQSLNLLQMPVVELLQEVNSILEDNPVIEEMESKQEEEYFEKDEFLEDLKKVEWDDYFQNDEWYYLPRDDEEVNFEKFVSSNENLYEHLLFQLTISDVSKEVKRAGEYIIGNITENGYFTLDPSVIADEINIGVDVVNEALSVIREFDPAGIAQTNLKDCILKQLHSFGINPNDIDFIAEILDNYEEEIIIGDLNKVAETLSIDMESLEKLFGYIKMTDPKPGLKFSSTARYVVPDVYIVERDDFFDVVLNEEGFAPMKLNSYYVKLLKNDSLDSNTREYVEEKVKNALWLLKSLNQRKKAIQRVVEEIVKKQYDFLKKGKEFLKPLKLKDIAEATGLHESTVSRVTSGKYAMCTHGVLELRSFFIKGIESENGEISTMNIKMQIRELTENEPKEKPYSDQKIVEILTKKGIKIARRTVAKYRESMSIPARSERKRNRR
- the hpf gene encoding ribosome hibernation-promoting factor, HPF/YfiA family, with the translated sequence MHIQITAKNIDLTDAIRSYVNKKIGKVKKYFDQVIEVHVVLEVQKNLHIAEVLVNAKGVFLKGLEKSEDLYASIDLAVDKIERQLVKYKEKIQSKKLMNKDFEEPFRLNVIETGSLDTDNPVTVISKQIPVKPMDVEEAVMQMDLLNKNFFVFRNADSSEVNVVYKRDDGNIGLIEP
- the lptB gene encoding LPS export ABC transporter ATP-binding protein; protein product: MSIQANHLKKSYKKRTVVDNVTLKVDKGEIVGLLGPNGAGKTTTFYMIVGIVKSDEGSVVLNDSDITHDAIHTRAKRGIGYLPQEPSVFRKLTVYENIAAAIQLKFPSNTKTRSGKRMIRERVERLIEDFGLKKVIDSYGYSLSGGERRRVEIARCMSIDPEFILLDEPFAGIDPISVADIQNMIFKLKEMGIGVLITDHNVRETLKITDRGYIIYEGNVLTEGVPEEIISHREVINRYLGEGFYL
- the kdsB gene encoding 3-deoxy-manno-octulosonate cytidylyltransferase; the protein is MSAVIIPARYNSSRLPGKPLVKIGGIPMIARVANNCLKSAADRVIVATDDIKIMEVCEKIDGLEVTLGDKEYFSGTDRISDVAKYLREDVIINVQGDEPFLSPKLINDLINSLNENDNIYMSSAYVNMNETEADDPGNVKVVVDREGYALYFSRAKMPFGRNKNAAQYKKHIGIYGFKRHFLLKYAEMDRTPLEKTEELEQLRALENGYRIKMIESDNDSLSVDTYDDVKKAEKILERGVSS
- the kdsA gene encoding 3-deoxy-8-phosphooctulonate synthase, with the protein product MILMAGPCVIETDETALRTCDFLKNLALKYNLDLYFKSSFDKANRSSVDSYRGPGIEKGMELFEKVKRKFDVKIITDFHEPVQAAQLSGNVDMLQIPAFLCRQTDMLKAASESGLPVNVKKGQFLSPWDMSNIVQKLESFGVKKRDIFLTERGTSFGYNNLVVDFRSFPVMRDTGANIIFDATHSLQLPGGMGKSSGGQREFVPYLAKAAAACGVDGFFMEIHPEPYKALCDGPNMLNFETAENVIKNICRIRDVL
- the lptA gene encoding lipopolysaccharide transport periplasmic protein LptA, which codes for MHIKKLSVLFLIIVCISVAGAAQNKVQIESDSLKYFGNRNVSYFRGNVFVKSDNLTMHSDNMSVYFNDNREPEKIVAEGNVSITKQELYALSNKAEMLMNENVIKLSGDVRVWQGENYLEGQQVIIYNDENRIEVKKSDKSRVKIIFYPDQKGKSIVNTGKPSEKELQEKDGSR
- a CDS encoding CTP synthase, with the protein product MTKYIFVTGGVLSSLGKGITASSIGTLLEARGYSVVIKKFDPYLNVDPGTLSPFQHGEVFVTEDGAETDLDLGHYERFLTSNTTKDCNITTGKIYYSVIQKERRGDYLGATVQVIPHITDEIKESILKLSEDNDFVITEIGGTVGDIESLPFLEAIRQFKFDVGEENVLYVHVTLVPFIKSAGELKTKPTQHSVKELREIGIQPDILVCRSEYPLDDTIRKKIALFCNVSKNSVINAIDASTIYQVPLYMNKEGIDKLIMKRFSLEDKNYDLEKWEEIVERIKNPEDEVQIGVVGKYTDLKDAYISLNEALIHGGIYNKLKVNVKWIDAEDLEKPSPDVLLDDLDGILIPGGFGDRGVEGKIKSVNFARNKDVPFFGICLGMQCAVIEFARNVLKYEDANSVEFDKSTKHPVIDFMNDQKKIKQLGGTMRLGAYRCDLKKNSKSYQAYKKDTIYERHRHRLEFNNDYLQDFVKEGLLISGHNPDRDLVEIVEIKAHRWFVGCQFHPEFKSKPTNPHPLFSRFVEAAYKYKKEKAEKSAHEGIEAV
- a CDS encoding pyridoxine 5'-phosphate synthase, whose product is MIKLGVNVDHVATLRQARLIKEPDPVEAAVWAEHAGADGITVHLREDTRHIQHRDVSLLKDILKTRLNLEMSVNHEILDFACDIKPYMSTLVPEKREELTTEGGLDVKGNEKEVSEAVKHLMSNNIKVSLFIDPDIQQIKAAKNLGVNIVELHTGSYAEAEDDEQILFELQKLTKAAEFAKDSGMVVNAGHGLNYRNTKKLCRNIPFLNELNIGHSIVARSVFTGIFEAVKEMKRLIGE